One segment of Ziziphus jujuba cultivar Dongzao chromosome 12, ASM3175591v1 DNA contains the following:
- the LOC132800233 gene encoding putative disease resistance RPP13-like protein 1 codes for MAHREVLDNLRGKKFDQVLLKRLKIMLVSVNAVPNDAEKKQMTNPAAKECLDELEDAAYHADDLLGEIAADALRYKLEAESTTGTSSKDLLGLKVKEGTVAEKPTSRSQTTSLVDESEIFGRDGDKNAIIKLLLSDDAHQGSKKVSVIPIIVLEGVGKTTLAKLVYNDDKVEKHFMLKSWICVSEKFDIRKVTKTILAELIPSDSNYDGTNLDSLQRMLKKELAGKKFLIVLDEIWNENYNDWKELSLPFNHGAQGSKIIVTTCNEKVAAIMSTFLTPYRLKLLENEDCWKLFAKHASDNTRDYSAYHVLVKYHEDIVKK; via the exons ATGGCTCACCGTGAGGTCCTGGACAACCTTCGAGGAAAGAAATTCGACCAAGTGCTGCTCAAAAGGTTGAAGATAATGTTAGTATCTGTTAATGCGGTGCCGAATGATGCAGAGAAGAAGCAAATGACAAACCCAGCAGCGAAGGAATGTCTAGACGAGCTTGAAGATGCTGCATATCATGCAGACGATCTGTTGGGTGAGATTGCAGCGGATGCTCTGCGGTACAAGTTGGAAGCTGAATCAACAACTGGCACAAGTAGTAAG GATCTCCTAGGTCTCAAAGTCAAAGAGGGTACTGTTGCTGAGAAACCAACATCAAGATCACAAACGACATCTTTGGTAGATGAATCTGAGATCTTTGGTAGAGATGGGGATAAGAATGCTATAATCAAATTGTTGCTTTCAGATGATGCTCACCAGGGTAGCAAAAAGGTGTCTGTGATTCCAATAATAGTCCTGGAAGGGGTTGGTAAAACCACTCTTGCTAAATTAGTGTACAATGATGACAAAGTTGAGAAGCACTTTATGCTAAAGTCATGGATTTGTGTTTCTGAGAAGTTTGATATTCGTAAGGTAACAAAAACAATCCTTGCTGAATTAATTCCATCAGATTCTAATTATGATGGCACAAACTTGGATTCCCTTCAAAGGATGTTAAAAAAGGAGCTGGCAGGAAAGAAATTCTTGATTGTTTTAGATGAAATTTGgaatgagaattacaatgattGGAAGGAACTGAGCTTGCCTTTTAACCACGGGGCTCAAGGAAGCAAGATTATTGTAACTACATGCAATGAAAAAGTTGCAGCCATCATGAGCACTTTTCTAACTCCTTATCGTCTTAAGCTCTTAGAAAATGAAGATTGTTGGAAGCTCTTTGCTAAGCATGCATCTGACAATACTAGAGACTATAGTGCGTATCACGTCCTGGTAAAATATCATGAAGATATTGTCAAGAAATGA